The genomic segment GGGGCACGGTGGTGCTGCCGCACGGGCTGGGCAAGTCGAAGAAGGTGCTGGTGATCTGCGGCGCCGACAAAGTGAGGGAAGCGGAGAGCGCGGGCGCGGATTTCGTCGGCGGCGAAGACATGGTGGAGAAGATCCAGAAGGAGAACTGGACCGACTACGACGCCGTGGTGGCGACGCCGGACATGATGCGGTCGGTGGGCAAGCTGGGCAAGGTGCTCGGTCCCCGCGGCCTGATGCCCAACCCGAAGACGGGCACGGTCACCATGGACGTGGCCCGCGCGGTGCAGGAAGTGAAGGCCGGCAAGGTCGAGTTCCGCACCGACAAGACGGCGCTGGTGCACGTGCCGGTGGGCAAGATGTCGTTCGAGGCGCAGAAGCTGATCGACAACGCCACTACCGTGATCTCGAGCATCATCAAGGCCAAGCCGGCGGCGGCCAAGGGCAAGTACATCAAGGGCGCGACCCTGTCGTCCACCATGGGTCCGGGCATCCAGATCGACGTGGCGC from the Terriglobales bacterium genome contains:
- the rplA gene encoding 50S ribosomal protein L1; the protein is MRKAGKNITKARAAVEKRAYVLQDAVPLLQKVKYAKFDETVEVTLRLGVDPKHADQMVRGTVVLPHGLGKSKKVLVICGADKVREAESAGADFVGGEDMVEKIQKENWTDYDAVVATPDMMRSVGKLGKVLGPRGLMPNPKTGTVTMDVARAVQEVKAGKVEFRTDKTALVHVPVGKMSFEAQKLIDNATTVISSIIKAKPAAAKGKYIKGATLSSTMGPGIQIDVAPVEAAAKA